One Methanobacterium sp. DNA window includes the following coding sequences:
- a CDS encoding hydrogenase, which yields MMKERDTLFLIALVGFGAVIMSGLAVLKQWIIILPLALAMAFLAVLLFYQNRKKAIHISESLEKWAFIAALILFIVSFILLYRPA from the coding sequence ATGATGAAAGAAAGGGATACACTTTTCCTAATTGCTCTCGTTGGATTTGGAGCTGTAATTATGAGTGGATTGGCTGTATTAAAGCAGTGGATTATTATACTTCCTTTAGCTTTAGCAATGGCTTTTTTAGCAGTTCTCTTATTCTATCAAAACAGAAAAAAAGCAATTCATATTTCAGAATCTCTTGAAAAATGGGCGTTTATAGCAGCCCTTATATTGTTCATAGTGTCATTTATATTACTTTATAGGCCTGCCTGA
- a CDS encoding DUF788 domain-containing protein, producing MNRQGIISSIIFIISLGSIIYALVFNPVEWMVYGIAIVSIPLSILSLGLIIMAKAKKEEEEDRRKEPFIGY from the coding sequence ATGAATAGGCAGGGTATAATCAGCTCAATAATATTTATAATTTCTTTAGGTAGCATAATATATGCATTAGTATTTAATCCAGTTGAGTGGATGGTTTATGGAATTGCAATTGTTTCTATTCCCTTGAGCATACTTTCATTGGGATTAATTATCATGGCTAAAGCTAAAAAAGAAGAGGAAGAAGATAGAAGGAAAGAACCCTTCATCGGATATTAA
- a CDS encoding DUF2109 domain-containing protein, translating to MLIEIIGIIVVFMALRVLFSRDRSERMLYLNAMSFGITALIALYIQTPFGAIIAITYFVASTLSSNAIAYSIGRIQEEITVR from the coding sequence ATGTTAATAGAAATTATCGGCATAATTGTTGTATTTATGGCTCTTAGAGTATTATTTTCCAGGGATAGGAGCGAGAGAATGCTTTATTTGAATGCAATGAGTTTTGGTATAACTGCACTTATTGCTTTATACATACAAACACCTTTTGGAGCTATAATAGCAATAACTTATTTTGTGGCCTCTACTTTAAGCTCAAATGCAATAGCATATTCAATTGGAAGAATACAAGAGGAAATTACTGTCAGATAA
- the ehaA gene encoding energy-converting NiFe hydrogenase A subunit EhaA yields MIIHVDVITIISYILAVVSAIIVGVILRLPILPERPIRHSFKASIIFPTTVIALGLSAMVFKLGWEGMIVGIIIGIVSTLISKYLLGRILPIFAEPDEGESNE; encoded by the coding sequence ATGATTATTCATGTTGATGTTATAACAATAATAAGTTATATTCTTGCAGTAGTATCTGCAATTATTGTAGGAGTTATATTGAGACTTCCTATACTTCCAGAAAGACCAATAAGACATTCATTTAAAGCAAGTATCATTTTTCCAACTACTGTAATTGCACTGGGGTTATCGGCAATGGTTTTTAAGTTGGGATGGGAAGGAATGATTGTGGGAATAATTATTGGTATAGTTTCTACATTAATTTCTAAATATTTGCTTGGTAGAATACTTCCAATATTTGCAGAACCAGATGAAGGTGAATCTAATGAATGA
- a CDS encoding nickel-dependent hydrogenase large subunit — MILPIGPIHPALKEPLRLKLHTRGEKVIGAEIDYGYVYRGIEKVMEGKTWQKCVYLSERVCGICSYIHTQTFVETFEKIAGEEAPLRAQYLRVISNELDRIQSHLLANSTYFNVIEHETLFMYMLSLRELVMDAIELLTGNRVHMAWNVVGGVRLDAKEVHLKSIIDLLDKLESQYAKYPEMFEHGPLLGLRSKDVGYMSEEDAIKARAVGPIARASSVKEDLRANKPVYRDNFDFNVIWRDEGDNFARTMNRFDEVTESIKIIRQAINNLPEGKFRKKVDIPAGYADNRNEAPRGEVAYMIETNGNLIKNISIRTPSIMNIDACARYMFKDVSTVADAIATYASVDPCIACTERVVIVDENGKTCEFNGLQDVKSI; from the coding sequence ATGATATTACCAATAGGACCAATTCATCCAGCTCTTAAAGAGCCTTTACGTTTAAAACTTCATACAAGAGGAGAAAAAGTTATAGGTGCTGAAATTGACTATGGATATGTTTATAGAGGCATAGAGAAAGTAATGGAAGGAAAAACCTGGCAGAAATGTGTTTATTTATCCGAAAGAGTTTGTGGAATATGTTCATATATTCATACACAGACATTTGTGGAGACATTTGAAAAAATTGCAGGGGAAGAAGCTCCGTTACGTGCACAATATTTAAGGGTTATTTCAAATGAATTAGATAGAATTCAGAGTCACTTACTCGCCAATTCAACATATTTCAATGTAATCGAGCATGAAACTCTCTTTATGTACATGCTTTCACTGCGAGAATTAGTTATGGATGCTATAGAACTATTAACTGGTAATAGAGTTCATATGGCATGGAATGTAGTTGGAGGGGTGCGTTTAGACGCTAAAGAAGTTCATTTAAAAAGTATAATTGATCTTCTAGATAAACTTGAATCACAATATGCTAAATACCCTGAAATGTTTGAACACGGACCATTATTAGGCCTTAGATCAAAAGATGTAGGATATATGTCTGAAGAAGATGCAATTAAAGCCAGAGCTGTCGGTCCAATAGCAAGAGCGTCATCAGTAAAAGAGGATTTAAGGGCAAATAAGCCTGTTTATAGAGATAATTTTGATTTCAATGTAATCTGGCGAGATGAAGGAGATAATTTCGCGAGAACTATGAACAGGTTCGATGAAGTAACAGAATCTATTAAAATCATTAGACAAGCTATAAATAACCTCCCTGAAGGTAAATTCCGTAAAAAAGTGGATATACCTGCAGGATATGCTGATAATAGAAATGAAGCACCAAGGGGTGAAGTGGCTTATATGATTGAAACAAACGGTAATTTAATTAAAAACATTTCTATAAGAACTCCAAGTATAATGAACATAGATGCATGTGCCCGATACATGTTTAAGGACGTTTCAACTGTTGCAGATGCAATTGCAACTTATGCCAGTGTAGACCCATGTATAGCATGTACAGAAAGAGTTGTAATAGTGGATGAAAATGGTAAAACCTGTGAATTTAATGGTTTACAAGATGTAAAATCAATATAA
- a CDS encoding EhaF family protein: MKSLGRILNDLANPDNIPRLFSLVLGIILLAGFLVPFALNDHQIYPRPEPQNQINSGDPLAPYNRGGEVIAGWGINGNFLIEPGTTEAQYPQFSVNVGKITGYLSPMAITVKDTTLYYGTSIYSSPGGLIDEILYYTRGFDTILESSILMMAFVVASWVALNFTMRREE, encoded by the coding sequence TTGAAGAGTCTAGGTAGAATTTTAAATGATCTGGCAAATCCCGATAATATCCCTCGGCTTTTTTCATTGGTATTAGGAATAATTCTTTTAGCAGGTTTTTTAGTGCCATTTGCATTGAATGACCATCAAATATATCCAAGACCAGAGCCACAGAACCAGATTAATTCTGGTGATCCTCTTGCACCCTATAATAGGGGCGGAGAAGTGATTGCAGGTTGGGGTATTAATGGTAATTTTCTTATAGAGCCAGGAACTACTGAAGCCCAATATCCTCAATTTTCAGTTAATGTAGGTAAGATAACAGGTTATCTGTCTCCAATGGCCATAACTGTAAAAGACACCACTCTTTATTATGGTACTTCAATTTATTCATCCCCTGGTGGTTTAATAGATGAAATATTGTATTATACAAGGGGTTTTGACACTATTTTAGAGTCATCTATTTTGATGATGGCATTTGTAGTGGCTTCATGGGTTGCACTTAACTTTACAATGAGGAGGGAAGAATAG
- a CDS encoding DUF2104 domain-containing protein yields the protein MDQIIYLVYILSFVIGMITGLLLSYKKYTEPFVSKKIDIIALVISIIGWILFLNSQIIIVIPQYISITIGLFLVANVLGMRPGYGRYELAIGFAVSGIIWILGMILL from the coding sequence ATGGATCAGATAATTTACCTTGTATATATACTATCATTTGTAATCGGAATGATTACAGGACTTTTACTCAGCTATAAAAAGTATACTGAGCCGTTTGTAAGCAAAAAAATCGATATAATAGCTCTTGTAATCTCCATAATTGGATGGATTTTATTCTTAAATAGCCAAATTATAATAGTAATTCCACAATATATTTCCATTACCATAGGATTATTTTTAGTGGCGAATGTGTTAGGGATGAGACCAGGATATGGAAGATATGAGCTGGCCATTGGATTTGCAGTTTCTGGCATTATTTGGATTTTGGGGATGATTCTTTTATGA
- a CDS encoding EhaE family protein: protein MLDIHIWFYTGCVLVVLGSIATVIGPGVKDPIVRTLNTEIPAVGLSMIFLTYNHTIALLTFVASTVIITMILLRAIIRLEEMGAKV, encoded by the coding sequence TTGCTTGATATTCACATATGGTTCTATACAGGTTGTGTGCTTGTGGTATTAGGTAGTATTGCTACTGTTATTGGCCCAGGGGTTAAAGATCCTATAGTCAGAACTTTGAATACAGAAATTCCTGCTGTAGGCCTTTCAATGATATTTTTAACCTATAATCACACCATAGCACTTCTTACCTTTGTTGCATCAACTGTCATAATAACTATGATACTTTTAAGGGCCATAATAAGGCTTGAAGAGATGGGGGCAAAAGTTTGA
- a CDS encoding NADH-quinone oxidoreductase subunit H: protein MNLMANILLNVLIAFLIGSLLLGYYRKVVARVQTRPGPPIIQYLLHLLKFYIKESSFPKTAAMPFYIGIASILMVIWITAVIVGPVIQGSLLIIFAVYALHKIVEHNAGSSSGSPYGKLSCVRAVYSAAAEVPLFAVLVIIYLKTGSMGIGDIMNYQAVHGPLLYSIPLAAAMFMVLIVSKAQYTPFSITKGKDIVSGYETEHFGLLRGYLMMSESIMWYMLLWIFLTVFIGALNPVGYIIGMVLITTAVAFLSATSPLLNPNHSVVLQILFAIIGIVGSILLLNVF, encoded by the coding sequence ATGAATCTAATGGCAAATATCCTACTAAACGTTCTTATTGCATTTTTAATTGGAAGCTTGCTTCTTGGTTACTACAGAAAAGTAGTGGCAAGAGTACAGACAAGACCAGGGCCACCAATAATCCAGTATCTTTTACATTTACTTAAATTTTATATTAAAGAGTCATCTTTTCCTAAAACAGCAGCTATGCCATTTTATATTGGAATAGCGAGCATACTTATGGTTATATGGATAACTGCAGTTATTGTAGGGCCTGTGATTCAAGGATCACTCTTAATTATATTTGCAGTATACGCACTTCATAAAATAGTAGAACATAACGCTGGTTCATCCTCAGGTTCGCCTTATGGTAAATTAAGCTGTGTTAGGGCAGTATATTCAGCGGCTGCAGAAGTTCCTCTTTTTGCTGTTCTTGTTATAATCTATCTTAAAACAGGATCAATGGGAATCGGAGATATAATGAACTATCAGGCAGTACATGGTCCATTACTTTATAGTATACCTTTGGCAGCTGCCATGTTCATGGTTTTAATAGTTTCAAAAGCACAATATACTCCTTTTTCAATAACAAAAGGAAAAGATATTGTATCAGGATATGAAACTGAACACTTTGGTCTTTTACGCGGATATCTAATGATGTCTGAATCAATAATGTGGTACATGTTACTTTGGATATTCTTAACAGTATTCATAGGTGCATTGAATCCTGTTGGTTATATAATTGGAATGGTGCTAATTACTACGGCTGTAGCTTTTTTAAGTGCTACTTCGCCACTTTTAAACCCCAATCATTCCGTAGTACTTCAAATACTGTTTGCAATAATTGGTATTGTAGGTTCAATATTACTATTAAATGTATTTTAA
- a CDS encoding NADH-quinone oxidoreductase subunit B family protein: MLDSLKSIIRKSSIHACLINTGGCNGCDIEIVALLSPRYDLEQYGIYFHNNPREADVILVTGPVAEQWKENLQRIYAKAPEPKIVVSIGACPLTGNVYNQEGCAIYPPLSDFIPVDASVPGCPPRPTEILAALLAVGPDAIAAKGRQKE; the protein is encoded by the coding sequence ATGTTAGATTCACTTAAAAGCATTATTAGAAAAAGCTCCATACATGCTTGTCTTATAAATACTGGAGGATGTAATGGGTGCGATATTGAAATAGTGGCCCTTTTATCTCCTCGTTATGATTTAGAACAATATGGTATTTATTTCCATAATAACCCACGAGAGGCTGATGTAATACTTGTTACAGGTCCTGTAGCAGAGCAATGGAAAGAAAATCTTCAAAGAATTTATGCAAAAGCTCCAGAACCAAAAATAGTTGTTTCTATTGGGGCATGCCCCTTAACAGGAAATGTTTATAACCAGGAAGGCTGTGCAATATATCCTCCGTTAAGTGATTTTATTCCAGTAGATGCATCAGTTCCAGGATGCCCACCAAGACCAACAGAAATATTAGCAGCTCTTTTAGCCGTTGGTCCTGACGCAATAGCAGCTAAAGGGAGGCAAAAAGAATGA
- a CDS encoding DUF2108 domain-containing protein: MAIVDLINISTISAAVSLIGAAGIILLPKPIDKVIMFSLLQGGFIGIIVAAKYLDVAMAAALFDPISTVILLIGIIKLNDVRRKKLEAQEELNIA; encoded by the coding sequence ATGGCTATCGTAGATCTCATAAATATATCAACAATATCAGCTGCAGTGTCTTTAATAGGAGCGGCAGGTATAATATTACTTCCAAAGCCAATTGATAAGGTTATAATGTTTTCACTGCTTCAGGGAGGGTTTATAGGAATAATTGTGGCTGCAAAGTATTTAGATGTTGCAATGGCTGCTGCATTATTCGACCCAATTTCAACTGTTATCCTTTTAATTGGTATTATAAAATTAAACGATGTTAGACGAAAAAAATTAGAAGCTCAGGAGGAATTGAACATTGCTTGA
- a CDS encoding EhaG family protein, which translates to MSGAEVLVPTVVPQVVVSLYQPAIIVGLLTGFIGLLGIAFKKGDLSALILTDIVGLAMLLIVAAVATDLAEALILPGLVVELAEILAISEILMSREMRKNGKPAEMIPLPLSLDMEILDTAPTFLAILLIAYGAFLTGFTGGAVAGVGILFYVLSKTIRGVPSSIWEGVAGASGIAWCLWIAGFLLFFVTPQYWLLGLFMSACGILVKVAAKAGLIGIMGREEFKRQK; encoded by the coding sequence GTGTCAGGCGCTGAAGTTTTAGTACCTACAGTCGTTCCCCAAGTTGTTGTTTCCCTTTATCAGCCAGCAATTATTGTTGGATTACTAACAGGTTTTATAGGTCTTCTGGGAATAGCTTTCAAGAAGGGCGATTTATCTGCTTTGATACTTACAGATATTGTAGGTCTTGCAATGTTGCTCATTGTTGCAGCTGTGGCTACTGATTTAGCAGAGGCATTAATATTACCAGGATTAGTTGTTGAATTAGCAGAAATCCTTGCAATTTCAGAAATACTTATGAGCAGAGAAATGAGGAAAAATGGAAAACCAGCAGAAATGATTCCGCTTCCTTTATCACTGGATATGGAAATTCTGGACACTGCACCAACTTTCCTTGCAATACTACTCATAGCGTATGGTGCGTTTCTCACAGGTTTTACAGGAGGGGCTGTTGCAGGGGTAGGAATACTCTTTTATGTGCTCTCTAAAACAATTAGGGGAGTTCCTTCAAGTATTTGGGAAGGTGTTGCAGGAGCATCTGGTATAGCATGGTGTTTATGGATAGCTGGATTCTTGTTATTCTTTGTAACTCCTCAATACTGGTTATTAGGTTTATTTATGTCTGCATGTGGAATACTTGTAAAAGTAGCAGCAAAAGCAGGACTTATAGGTATTATGGGTAGGGAAGAATTTAAAAGACAAAAATGA
- a CDS encoding DUF1959 family protein — protein sequence MKNNDLGTNDESLMEILKGRILNSYRWQEDIIKPFSEEMNISTETLEKILMKRLDMSSLEALHPRFEQSKYQCIFDKAHSDLKICWLSDIMDILSEDEANAIKSKIAKEVVEGKSYEDAITDGKKELIEYLMR from the coding sequence ATGAAAAACAATGATTTAGGAACAAATGATGAATCATTAATGGAAATTCTAAAAGGAAGAATATTAAATAGTTATAGGTGGCAAGAAGATATAATAAAGCCATTTTCAGAAGAAATGAATATATCAACCGAAACTCTGGAAAAAATATTAATGAAAAGATTGGACATGTCAAGCCTTGAAGCTTTACATCCACGTTTTGAACAATCTAAGTATCAGTGTATATTTGATAAAGCGCATTCAGACTTAAAAATATGCTGGCTTTCAGATATAATGGACATTCTATCTGAAGATGAAGCTAATGCAATAAAAAGTAAAATTGCAAAAGAAGTTGTAGAAGGTAAATCTTATGAAGATGCCATTACAGATGGCAAAAAAGAATTAATAGAATATCTAATGAGGTAA
- a CDS encoding DUF1616 domain-containing protein yields MKKFNIDKTITKILAIILIISILATIYIIVVPQQGEKFTEFYILGPDEKAGGYPTNLTLGESGNVIVGVVNHEYTTTTYKLMITLNNKTLKDENITLANNEKREIPFKFTAARTGVNQELKFLLYKLPDNSTVYRSLHLFVSVE; encoded by the coding sequence ATGAAAAAATTTAATATTGACAAAACAATCACCAAAATTTTAGCTATAATCCTTATAATTTCTATTTTAGCCACAATCTATATCATTGTTGTGCCACAACAAGGTGAAAAATTCACAGAATTCTATATTCTCGGCCCCGATGAAAAGGCAGGGGGTTATCCTACAAATTTAACCCTTGGTGAAAGTGGAAATGTAATTGTAGGTGTTGTAAATCATGAATATACAACTACAACCTACAAATTAATGATTACATTGAACAATAAGACTTTAAAAGACGAGAATATTACATTAGCAAATAATGAGAAACGTGAAATACCATTTAAGTTTACTGCAGCTAGAACTGGTGTAAATCAGGAATTAAAGTTTTTACTCTACAAGTTACCTGATAATAGTACTGTTTATCGTTCCCTCCACCTATTTGTGAGCGTGGAATAA